From the genome of Mycobacterium kansasii ATCC 12478:
GGCTGCTCACCGGCCAGCAAGCCAAAATCGCCACCGACATCATCAACACCAAAATCACGGCACTGCAAGACCGCCAACGCGACCAGGAACGGCTTCGAGTGTTCGACGGAATACCCTTGGGCACACCGCAAGTCGCAGATGCTATCGCGCAGCTATCGGCCGACCGTTTCCGCGCTGTTTTGGATGTGTTGGCTGTAATCGTTGTGATGCCAGTAGGTAAGGGCGGCAAGGTGTTCAATCCTGACCGGGTGCAGGTGAACTGGCGATGACCGAGCACCCCGATATCGCCATCGTCTGCGATCACGGGCGCAAAGGCGACGGCCGTATAGAACATGAGCACTGCGACCTTGTTGCACCGATTATTTGGGCCGACGACGACCAGGGATGGCTACCACAAGCCCCGGCGATAGCGACATACCTCGCCGATACCGACCAACCCCGCGCCGGTGTCGGCATGGACCCCAACCGTTCCCGCATCCAGCCCGGCACCCGGCGCGACGGCTGGACCCGGCTGCACTTCGAGTTCGTGTGCCCGCAATACTCCGAGGTTGTTGCCGACCGCGCGTGTACCCGACAGCCGGTGCGGGTACGAAACAACGACCTGCAGCGAGTGTGCGAGCTGCTGGCTGCCGGTGACCCCGTGCTGATCGGCGCGCTGGTGAAAGTGTTCCCTCATGGAATCTCGTTCCAGCTCCACGGCGCTGTAGCGCTGACGATGGACGCCGTAGAAGCCGCCTGCGACACGCCAGGCGAACTACCCCACAGCGGAGGTCGGTAGCAGCTACGCTGTGTTGTGAGCCGGGTCGACTCCGGAGGCATAGCCATGCCCACAGGAGTCGAGAGTGTCCACCATCTACCGCCACCGCGGCCGCGTAGCCGCACTATCCCGCTCACGCCCAGCCGACGACCCCGATTACCTCGCCGCCCAGCGGGATTTGGCGGCCGCTAACGTCGAGTCGTACATAACCCGCACCCTGGCCGCAGCGCCGCCGCTGACCGACGAGCAGCGCACCCGCCTGGCCGAGCTGCTGCGCCCGGTGCGGACACCCGCACCCGACCGCAAGGCCGTCGTCGCCGAGCGCCTGGCCGAGCTGGACGGCGGTGACGACCATGCCGCCTAACGGTTCAGGGCATCCTGGAGAAGGGGGCGGCGCCCCGCACCACCAGGACGCCCGCCACACCGAACCGGCCGCCACCATAGCCACCAGCACTCGCCAGCCTACCGCCTATCAGTGGGCGGCCCGGTATCAACGCCGGTCGACGGCAATGCTGGACTGCGGTCACTACGCAGACCCGCACGTCGGTTGCCGCCGTTGCGAGCCCGCCCCGGTCACCGACGTACAGGCCGGGGGGGCGGTTGCCGCCATCGAACACCTGGACGCGCACGGGTATCCCGGCCTGGCCGATTACCGCACCTGTAGGGGCATGTGGCGCATCGGCCAGCGTGCCCTGGCTGTGGCGGTGCATCGGCGCACATCGGGCGAGGTTGCGTAATGGCCGACTTCCCTTATGGCCGTGACTATCCCGAGGCTCAATGGCTCGACCGGGACGGCTCGCTGCTGACCGATGACCCGTATGCCGATGTGCCGCCACCGGAGGAACCGCCGGGCGGCACGCACACCGACACCGACGAACCGACCACCTGGTCGCCGGTGGACCTTGGCCCGTACCTGCGTGGCGAAATCGAGCGGCCGCAACCGTCTCTCGGCATAACCCGCAGCGACGGGCTGCGGCTCATCTATCCCGGCAGGGAACACGCCGTGCTCGGTGAAACCGAGTCCGGTAAATCGTGGTTCGCGTTGGCATGTGCCGCTGCGGAGCTCGCAACCGGTGCGTACGTCGTCTATATCCATTTCGAGGAGTCTGACGCCGGGAGCACCGTCGAACGGCTACGCGTGCTCGGTGTGGACCCGACCGTGATTCTGTCGCGACTGCGGTTCGTGGCCCCAGCACGCCCAGTACGCGCCGAATGGCTGGCCCCGCTGCTCGACCCGGTGCCGGCACTCGTCGTCCATGACGGCGTGAACGAAGGCATGTCATTGCACAGCGCCGAAACGAAGGCAGTCGAAGGACTGTCGCTGTTTCGTCGCCGGTTGGTGACACCGTTCATCCGTGCCGGTGCCGCCGTCTTGTCGTGTGACCACATGCCGATGGGCGCCGACGGCTCGCGCCGGGACGCTTACGGCTCCGTGCATAAAGGCAACGTCCTCGACGGTTCGCGCATCCTGTTGGAGAACGCGGCACCGATGGGCCGGGGGATGCGCGGTGTCTCGTACGTGTTCGTCACGAAGGACCGGCCCGGTTGCCTGCGTGCCCACGGCAGACCAACCAAGTCGGCCGGAAAGACGTTCGTCGGCACGCTGGTAGTCGATGACTCGCAGACGCGCGGACCGGACCTGTCGCTGCGGTTCTTCGCGCCGAAGGCCGACGAGGACACGCCCGAGAGCAGCCCCGGTGACGCTGACCGGGAAACGGTGTTCGCGGCCATCGCCGAATCGCCGGACCATGCTGTCGCCTCGAAACGGGCGCTGCGTGCTCAGCTTCGGCTCGCCGGTGCGGGTCTACGGAACACGCGAATAGATGAGTGTGTCGATGAATTGGTTGCTTGCGGCCGGTTGCGTGAGACGCCTGGAAAGCGTGGTGCGTGTCGCTATGAAGCCGTTTTGACCGGTTCCCGACCCGGTTCTGATTCGAGTGGTTCCGCGACCGGTTCCGGTTCCGGTTCCCCTATAGGGAGGGAACCGGGAACCGGTCACCACTCGACCGGTTCGGAACCGGTGGGAACCGGTGGGAACCGGTCAACACTAGAAGCCGACGACGACACCGATTCCGACGCCATTTCGGTAGTCACCGACCAGCTCGGCGCAACAACCATCAGCACCGAACGGCGGGACCAATGAGCCGCACCCGCCGCAGCGCCAGGGCCGCCGGCACCCGGTTTGAAAGCGCCATCGCGGCCGCCCTGTCCGAAGCCTTGGCCGACGACAGGGTTGAAAGACGTGCCCGCAACGGAAGCCGAGACCGCGGCGACATCAGCGGCGTCAGGCTGCACGGGCAGCGCGTCGTCCTCGAAGTCAAGGACTGCGCGCGGCTCGACTTGCCTGGCTGGATTCGTGAGGCCCAATTCGAAGCGGGCAACGATGACGCTCTCGTCGGCCTAGTCGTCCACAAGCGCCGTGGGGTGTCCGATCCTATGGCCCAGTGGGTTACGTGCACCGTGGCCGATCTGGTGGCGATCCTCACCGGCCAGAGAACGGAGTTGCAATGACTAACCACCCCTCCGCACGCGCCGCAACCGAACTTATCCGCTACGCCAAGCGAACCGGCGACGATGCCGTGTCCGCCACCATCCGCCAACGCCGCACCCTCGCCGACGGCCGCCGCTTGATCAACGTCGTCTGCCCAGTCTGCGACGGCCGGCACTGGATACCCACAGCCGACACCGTAGGCCGTTGCCCGAGAAAACCGGGCAGCTTCGTCGTCACCACCGAAAGGAAGCCAGCATGACCAGCAACGACCAAACTCCAACCCGGCTCGACTTCGCCCGGGCCGCAGCACTTATCGCGCACCACATCCGCCAAGACGTTGCAGGCGTAACCAAAATCATCCGCACCGCCGAAGCCGACCGCCGGTTATCAGCCCTACTGTGGGCCGTCGCTGACACCGCGATTGCCGAGGACGGCAACACAATCGGAACGCCCGAGGGCATCCGAGCGCTCGGCGAACTTGCGTTGGATATGGCCACCCACGCCACCGATGAAGCCCCCGGTACAGACCAGCGTGCCCACGGCCGGGACATCAAGCGGGCCGCAATGTTTTTTCGCTACCGTCAGCACAACGACTCGGACGGTGCAAACTCCGTCCTTTGTGAAGCTGAGGAGGCTGGCCGGGCAACAGCTCTCATCGGCGCCGCGGCAGCACTGGCCTACATGGCAGCCGGCTCGACACTCGCCACGCCCGGCGGCCTGGCCGGACTTGAGCGGGTCGCGCGGACACTGAACCGGCCTGACACCCCGGGGGCGGGGTGACGATCATGACCGTTGCCCGACGGGACACCGCTGCGGTGCAATCGCATGCATGTGCTCAAAATGAGTGGAGCCCCTTCATGATTGATGAGTGCGAATTCATTCCAACTGACGCCGAAATCGCTGCGTGTGTGCCAACTGACGCCGAAATCGCTGCCGCCCGTGTAGACTTATCTCAGCTCGGTATCTCCGAAGCGCCGGGAGCCTGCCGGAGGGCGGCCAACTCGGACACGGGTCACCATGCACACGACAAGCGATTTCCGCACGTGTCTACCAAGGTGACTTCCGTTGACTAGCATCCTTTACCGCAACGCCGAATTACGATCCGGCACTGGCCGCACCGTGTTCGGCACCGTCGTGCCCTACGGCGAGGAAATCACCGTGCGCGACTTCGACGGCGAATACCGGGAACGGTTCGCGCCTGGGGCCTTTCAGCGCAGCATCGCTGAGCGCGGCCACAAGTTGAAGTTGTTGGTGTCCCACGATTCCCGGACCCGTTACCCGGTGGGCCGTGCTGTCGAGCTGCGCGAGGAACGGTTCGGGTTGTTCGCGGCGTTCGAGATCGCGAATACCCGCGACGGAGATGAGGCTTTGGCGAACGTTCGTGCTGGCGTTGTCGATTCGTTCAGCGTTGGTTTCCGGCCGATCCGGGATCGCCGCGAGAACGGTGTCGTGGTCCGTGTGGAAGCCGCGCTGCTTGAGGTCTCCTTGACTGGTATCCCGGCCTATCCGTCCGCCGAGATTGCCGGTGTGCGGTCTGAGCAACTTGTTATTCCCCGGAGCGTGGCCTTGGCCCGCATTCAACTACTCGATTGGTGAAAAAAATGACCGAGATTGATTTCACGACGGTGGAGCAGTGCCGCGCGGCTGCCCAGCAGTTACTCGACAGCACCGACGGCGACTTGACCGGCCCGGCCGCCGAACGTTTCCAAGCGTTGACGCTTCACGCTGAGCAGCTCCGCGAGCGCCAGGCGCAGCGCGACCGCCGGCACGCCACCGACCTGGCTGCGATGGTCCGCGGTCTGCAATCGGGTGAGCTTCGGACTGAGGGCGGCGCCAACGGTATGCACACCCTCAACGGCGAGCAGCGGTCGCAGTATGACGAGGACCGCCCGGCCCCGGATCGGCAGCGTGACAGCGCAATGCGCACCATTGAGCGCAGCCACAAGGCCGGGTTGTTGGCCGCTGGCGGCGCTGAGGTTGCGGAGCGGCTGGTGGGTTCGGGTCCGGCTCCGGCGCGCTCGTGGGCGGCCCGTTGGATCGCCGAAACCGGCTGTGAGAAATACCGGGAAGCGTTCTCCAAGTTGGTGCTCGATCCGCAGCGCGGGCATTTGCAATTCACCCCGGCCGAGGGTGAAGCGTTTCGGCGTGTGACCGCGTTGCAAGCTGAGCAGCGGGCAATGTCATTGACCGACGCTGCGGGCGGGTTTCTTGTGCCCTTCGAGCTGGACCCCACGGTGTTGCTGTCGTCTGACGGCTCGAACAATCCGCTGATGAAGATTTCCCGTGTGATTCAGACGGTTTCCGACGTTTGGCACGGTGTCACGTCGGAAGGTGTTGTGGCTGAATGGCTCCCGGAGTCGTCGGAGGCGGCCGATGCCAGCCCCACGCTGACGCAGCCCGCAATTCCCAGCTGCAAAGCGTCGGTGTTCGTCCCGTTCAGCGTCGAATTGCAAGGCGATGCAACGACGCTGATGCAGGAGCTGGGCCGCCTGCTGCAGGACGGTGCTGACCAGCTGTTAGCGACCGCGTTCACGACGGGCAGCGGGACCGGCCAGCCGACTGGCATCATCTCGGCGTTGGCCGGCGGCTCGTCGGTGGTCACCGGCGACGGGTCGGAAGCCCTGGCCGCATCCGACATTTACAAGGTGCAGAGCATGCTGCCGCCGCGCTTTCAGCCCCGCGCATCATGGAACGCGAACTTGTCTATCCTCAACACGATTCGCCAGTTCGAGACCACAAACGGAGCGCTGAGGTTCCCAGAGCTGAGCACAAGTCCGCCGAAGTTGCTGGGCCGCAACATCTATGAGAATTCGAATATGGACGGCAGCCTCAACACCGCGGCAACCGAGACCAATCACGTCCTCCTGTACGGCGATTTCAGTCAGTTTGCTATCACGATGCGCACCGGCTCAAGCCTTGAACTGATCCCACATCTAGTTGGGGCTAATCGGCGCCCGACCGGGGAGCGCGGCGCTTGGTTGTGGATGCGGGTCGGTTCGGATGTGCTGGTCGATAATGCGTTCCGGCTGCTGAACGTGCCGACGAGCGCCTAGTGAGTTCTTCCCTGGCGCGGCGAACTCCCACCGACTCGACCCCGGTCCGGCATTGGGGGGGCGGGGCACGATCGCGAAAAAGTTCGAGCCTGCTGGCGACCCTTAAAGTCGCCCCGATCTATCCCGTAATAACGCGAGTTACGTTACCGCTCGTCTAAGTCACGTCACTGGTGGGGCGAAAACATGTCAACTGGCAAGTTTTCGCCAGTTGCCTGGTCTCTTTTCAGGGTTGACCGTAAAAAGACTTTTCAGGGTTGACCGTAAAAAGACTGGCTCCGCAGGTTTGGGTATCTAGGAAACGCGCTTTACCACGCGTAGGCTGCCGCTGCCCAGATCTCGTCATCACAGATCGCGACATATCGTTGCGTGGTCAGGATCGACTCATGGCCTAGCAGCGCCTGCACTGCGCGGATGTTGCGCGACCCGCGGAAGGCGCGCGATGCCATGCGGTGACGCAGGGTGTGGGCTGTCCAATTGTCCGGCAGCGCCCGCGAGATGATTTTGCCGACGTGTTCGGGGGTTAGATGCCGGTCGGGGGTGTTGGGGAACAACCACCCCGCGGGGGCTTGACGGATGAGGGCAACCAGGTAGGTGCTGATTGGTACTACCCGGTTCTTTCCGCCTTTTCCGTGTACCAGCAGCGCGCCGCCGTCCATCAGGTCAGCGGTGTGCACCTGGGCTATCTCGGCGCGCCGCAGCCCCGCCTCACCGGCTAGGCGCAGCATCAGCTCGGTACGCCGGTCAGCGTTGGCCAGTGCCGCCTGCCAGGCCTCGTCGCTGGCCGGCCGCGGCGGGGCCTTGGGGACGCGCACCACGGGCAGCGCGTCCCCGATATAGACCGGTACACGTCCCATTTCGTAGAGCCAGACGAAGAATCCGCGCAAGGTGGTGCGGTAGCTCTTGCGGGCTTCCTGGGATAGGTGTTGCTGTTTGCCCAGCCAGTTCACTAGCTGCTCGGCGGTGACCTCGCCGGGTGGGCATCCCAGGCCTCGTGCGGCCACGCAGAGGTTGGCCCTGCGGAGCCG
Proteins encoded in this window:
- a CDS encoding HK97 family phage prohead protease encodes the protein MTSILYRNAELRSGTGRTVFGTVVPYGEEITVRDFDGEYRERFAPGAFQRSIAERGHKLKLLVSHDSRTRYPVGRAVELREERFGLFAAFEIANTRDGDEALANVRAGVVDSFSVGFRPIRDRRENGVVVRVEAALLEVSLTGIPAYPSAEIAGVRSEQLVIPRSVALARIQLLDW
- a CDS encoding phage major capsid protein; its protein translation is MTEIDFTTVEQCRAAAQQLLDSTDGDLTGPAAERFQALTLHAEQLRERQAQRDRRHATDLAAMVRGLQSGELRTEGGANGMHTLNGEQRSQYDEDRPAPDRQRDSAMRTIERSHKAGLLAAGGAEVAERLVGSGPAPARSWAARWIAETGCEKYREAFSKLVLDPQRGHLQFTPAEGEAFRRVTALQAEQRAMSLTDAAGGFLVPFELDPTVLLSSDGSNNPLMKISRVIQTVSDVWHGVTSEGVVAEWLPESSEAADASPTLTQPAIPSCKASVFVPFSVELQGDATTLMQELGRLLQDGADQLLATAFTTGSGTGQPTGIISALAGGSSVVTGDGSEALAASDIYKVQSMLPPRFQPRASWNANLSILNTIRQFETTNGALRFPELSTSPPKLLGRNIYENSNMDGSLNTAATETNHVLLYGDFSQFAITMRTGSSLELIPHLVGANRRPTGERGAWLWMRVGSDVLVDNAFRLLNVPTSA
- a CDS encoding tyrosine-type recombinase/integrase; protein product: MNTVNRVRITRARAKRLGLTFTQRGTVYTLRDADDITLAVGPLATVDAYLIGRMQPKRPGPRPTTHAPEAWRRDVDDYLICLAAGGQRKSTIRLRRANLCVAARGLGCPPGEVTAEQLVNWLGKQQHLSQEARKSYRTTLRGFFVWLYEMGRVPVYIGDALPVVRVPKAPPRPASDEAWQAALANADRRTELMLRLAGEAGLRRAEIAQVHTADLMDGGALLVHGKGGKNRVVPISTYLVALIRQAPAGWLFPNTPDRHLTPEHVGKIISRALPDNWTAHTLRHRMASRAFRGSRNIRAVQALLGHESILTTQRYVAICDDEIWAAAAYAW